GACAGGGTGGGAAAATCGACAAACTCTTCCGGTTTGCCCGTATTGGGTCGAAACGGGATATGGTGCTTTTCAACGGCTCGAACATCTTCCCTGAAGATATCGCATCAGGCTTCGGAATCTCAAGCCTACCGGAAAACGCTTACCGGAAGCAATTATACGAAGACGCCCGTACGCTCTATCCCGGTGACCTTCGCCGCAAAGCGATGTATGTCGACCAGCACACCTACCTCTGTTCGTTACTCGACCGAAACGACCGCTGCACGATGGGGGCATCGATCGAATGCCGCGAACCGTTTTTGGACCAACGCCTTTTGGCCGGACTCGGCTCACTCGACAGCAAGTGGTTTTTCACCGGCAAGAAAGGAAAATACATCCAGAAAAAAGCGATGGCCGGACGATTGCCAGAGGAAATACTCGACTTCCGGAAAGTCGGACTGAGCTCGCCCTGGGACCAGTATCTATTGCGCAATCCGGCCTTTAAAGACGAGTTGGAAGCCTTCCGGAAAAGTGAAATCTTCCGTCTTCCGTATTTATCCTCCATCGATCCGTCACAACTCCTAAAGCGTCTGCAACAGGGTGACGACCGGATGATTTCCTATATCATGCCGCTCTTCATGTTACACATGTGGACCACCTATTACGCCGGACGCTTTACCTCGACCTTGATGTAGTCGCGCTTTTAGCGTATTTTTGAGGCTTAAACCAAGCCTAATGGAAATCCGCCACGACGTCTCCTTAAAAAACTACAACACCTTTGGCATTGATGCGAAAGCCCGCCGGTTCGTATCCGTGACCACCGAAGCGGAATTGATCGACGTCCTCAAATCCCATCCAGACGCACCCAAATTTATCATTGGGGGCGGCAGCAACATGTTACTTACCCGCGATCTCGACGAACTGGTCATCCATATCGCGATGAAAGGAAAAGACATCGTGCGGGAAGACGACGATACGGTCGACGTGCGCTGCATGGGCGGCGAAGCCTGGCATGACTTCGTGATGTGGGCCATCTCCCACGACTTCGGAGGCATCGAGAACATGTCGTTGATTCCCGGAAATGTCGGCACCTCGCCCGTACAGAACATTGGCGCATACGGCGTAGAGATCAAAGACACCTTCGTTTCCTGTGACGCTGTGGCCATCGCCACCGGCGAACGCCGCCACTTTTCACTCGAAGAATGCCGGTTTGGCTATCGCGAAAGCATCTTTAAAAATGAGGTAAAAGGACAGTATATCATCACTGCGGTCACCTTTCGCCTCACCAAACGGAACCACGTCATCCGCACCGATTATGGCGACATCCAGGCCGAACTCGCGCGCAATGGCGTCACCACACCTACCATCCGCGACGTGAGCAATGCCGTCATCACCATCCGCCAAAGCAAACTGCCCGATCCGAAAGAACTGGGTAATAGCGGCAGCTTTTTCAAGAATCCGGTCATCCCGATGGCGCAATTTGAAGCGCTGAAGGAGCGTTTCCCGGATATCCGTCACTTCCCTGTATCCGATACCGAAGTGAAAGTGCCGGCCGGATGGCTGATCGAACAGGCCGGAATGAAGGGGTTCCGCGATGGGGACGCCGGCGTACACAAAAACCAGGCGTTGGTGCTGGTGAACTACGGAACGGCCTCCGGCCAAGACATCATCGCCCTTTCCAAAAAAGTGCAACAGGCCGTGACCGACAAATTCGGTATTGCCATTGAAGCGGAAGTAAACCTCGTATAATGTACATCCCCGATCACTATAAAAACGAAGACGAGGCCGACATCCGGCGCTTCCTGGCCGAAAACGGCTTCGGCATTCTCGTAGGGACGGTCAACGGAGAACCGTGGGCCACGCACATCCCGATGGTGATCGAAACC
This genomic interval from Flavobacterium sp. HJ-32-4 contains the following:
- the murB gene encoding UDP-N-acetylmuramate dehydrogenase produces the protein MEIRHDVSLKNYNTFGIDAKARRFVSVTTEAELIDVLKSHPDAPKFIIGGGSNMLLTRDLDELVIHIAMKGKDIVREDDDTVDVRCMGGEAWHDFVMWAISHDFGGIENMSLIPGNVGTSPVQNIGAYGVEIKDTFVSCDAVAIATGERRHFSLEECRFGYRESIFKNEVKGQYIITAVTFRLTKRNHVIRTDYGDIQAELARNGVTTPTIRDVSNAVITIRQSKLPDPKELGNSGSFFKNPVIPMAQFEALKERFPDIRHFPVSDTEVKVPAGWLIEQAGMKGFRDGDAGVHKNQALVLVNYGTASGQDIIALSKKVQQAVTDKFGIAIEAEVNLV